The segment GCAGGGTAGTGTTCCGCTGTATTCCGGATAGCCGGACGGAATGCCCATCGTATGGTACTGATAAGCATCGACTGATGCTCCCGCGCGCCGGGCCGGGTGGCAAGGGAATAATTTACAAGTTATGAATACTTAGATTTGTTGTTCACCGGCAGCCAAAGCATTTAAACTCGCAAGATAACAAACACACGGGGGCAGCGGTATGCTCGCAATCATTGGAGGCAGTGGCCTGGCCCGATTGCCGATACTGGAAATCACCCACCGCCAGGTGGTCCGGACACCGTTCGGCGATCCTTCCTGCGCGCTGACGTTCGGGCGCATCGCCGGCATCAATCTGGTCTTCATCGCCCGGCACGGTTACGGTCACTCCCTGGCCCCCCACGAAATCAACTACCGTGCCAATATCTGGGCACTGCAGCAGCAGAATGTATCCGGCATCATTGCCGTCGGCTCCGTCGGCGGCATTCGCCAGGACATGTCGCCAGGTTCGGTGGTCATTCCCCATGATCTGATCGACTACACCTACGGCCGCAAGCACACCTTTTTCGAAGGGCTCGACAAGCCCGTGGTGCACAGCGATTTCACCCACCCGTACTCGCGCGAGCTGCGCCTGCGCTTGAAAGCGGCGGCGGACAGGGCGGGGATTCCCGTCATCGATGGCGGCGTGTACGCCTGCACACAGGGGCCGCGCCTGGAAACCATCGCGGAGATCAACCGCTTCGAGCGCGACGGCGCGGACATGGTCGGCATGACCGCCATGCCCGAAGCGGCGCTGGCGCGGGAGCTGGGTTTGCCCTACGCGCTGCTCGCCGTGGTCGGCAATCATTCGGCGGGGAGGGCGGAGAGCCATCACCGCGTGGACTTCTCATCATCGGGCGCGGTGCTCGCCCAGGCCATGAAATCCGTCGAGCGCATTCTTGGCGCCCTGTGCGAAGCCCGGACCTGAGCGGGGCCGCGCGGACTCAAGTTACCCCCTGGCGGGACGATACGATAATTAACAGCTCTTAGGATGGCGTGCGGATCAGAATGAAAGCACTTGTGACAGGGGCCGCCGGCTTCATCGGAAGCCATTTGGCCGAAATGTTGTTGGACGCGGGCAATGAGGTCGTGCTGGTCGACGATTTGTCCTCCGGCAAACGCGCGAATATCGATGCGCTGCTGGCCCGCGGCAAGGCCAGCTTCCACCAGGTGGATATCCGCGACCGGGATGCTCTGATGCCGTGCTTTGCCGGTGTGGATCGGGTCTTCCACCTTGCCGGGCGCGCGGACATCGTGCCCTCCATCGAGGATCCGGATACGTATTTTTCGGTCAATGTGACCGGCACGCTGAATGTTTTGCAGGCCGCCCGCGCCCACCATGTCGAACGGCTGGTGTATGCCGCGTCGTCGTCGTGCTATGGTATTCCCGACGTGTTTCCTACTCCGGAAAACACGCCGGTCCAACCCGAATACCCTTACGCCCTGACCAAGGCCATGGGCGAGGAACTGGTTTTGCACTGGGGCAAGGTGTATCGCCTGCCGGTGGTGTCCTTGCGCCTCTTCAATGTGTATGGGCCGCGGTCGCGTACCGCCGGGACCTACGGCGCGGTGTTCGGGGTATTCCTCGCCCAGAAGCTCAAGGGACAGCCCTTCACCGTGGTGGGAGACGGTACGCAAAGCCGTGATTTTACCTATGTGACCGATGTCGCCCGCGCTTTCGCGATGGCGGCGGACTCCAACCTGTGCGGCGAAGTGATGAATGTCGGCAGCGGCGGCCATTATCCGGTCAACCGGCTGGTCGAGCTGTTGGGTGGCGATGTGGTGTATATCCCCAAGCGCCCGGGCGAGCCCGACTGCACCTTCGCCGATACGACGAAAATCCGGGAAAAGCTTGGCTGGCAGCCCCGCGTTTCACTGGAGGCCGGCGTCGCGGCCATGCTCGAGCGGCTCGGGGACTGGCAGGATGCGCCGTTGTGGACTCCGTCGTCGATCGAAACGGCGACGCGCAGCTGGTTCGCCAATCTGGGAGAGCAGGCATGAACGCGGGAACCCTTGCCCTTGCCGCCGGCCAGTTCGGACGGGTCATGGCGGCCATCGAGTGCGCGAAAGACGGTGAGGCGCTGGGCGCCGACGAGGCGATCGCCGAAACGCTGGCCGCGCTGCGCGCGGTGCGCGGCGATGGCGGATCGGTCTGGATCATCGGCAACGGCGGCAGTGCCGCGGTCGCCTCCCATATCCAGAACGATCTGATGAACAAGGACGGTATTCGTTCCCAAGTGCTGCATGAACCCGCGCTGCTGACGTGCATGAGCAACGATTTCGGTTACGATAAAGCCTATGCCCGCCTGGTCGGGCACTATGCGCGCCCCGGCGACATGCTGATCGCCATCAGCAGCTCCGGCCGCTCACCGAACATCCTGGCCGCCGTCGCGGCCGCCAGGGACCATGATGTCCGTATCGTGACGGCCAGCGGGTTCGACGCCGCCAATCCGCTCAGAGCCGCCGGCGGAATCAGCTTCTGGAGTCCTTCGCACGACTACGGCGAAGTCGAACTTTCCCATTTGTTCCTTCTGCATTACATCGCGGACCGTTTGGCGGATCCATCATGACCGAACACAAGATTCATTCCCTGGAGAGCCTCGCGCGCATCACTGACGAGCTGCGCGGCTCAGGCCGCCGTGTCGTGCTGTGCCATGGCACGTTCGACCTGATGCACACGGGACACATCCGTCACCTGCAACGGGCGCGCCAGTTGGGCGACGTGCTGGTGGTGACCCTGACGGGCGACCAGTTCGTGCGCAAGGGGCCGGGAAGACCGGTGTTCGGCGAGGATTTGCGCGCCGAGAATCTGGCCGCGCTGGCGTGCGTCGATTTTGTCGCGATCAACCAGGCCGAGACGGCGATAGAGGTGATCCGCCAGCTCAAGCCGTCCCTGTATGTGAAGGGCAGCGATTACGTCGACGCGGCGAGCGACCTGACCGGCAACATCGCCCGGGAAGTGGCCGCTGTGCGCGATTGCGGCGGCGATGTGCACTTCACCGACGAAATCACTTTCAGTTCGACCCGCCTGCTCAATACCCATTTCGACGTGTTTTCCAGCGAGGCGCGCGCGTTTCTCGCCGAATTCAAGAGCCGCTATCCGCTGGACACCTTCATCGGACGCATCAAGGAACTCAAGTCGCGGCGCGTGCTGGTGGTCGGCGACGCGATTCTCGATGAATACCATTATGTGTCCACTCTCGGGCAGACCGGCAAAGGCAATACCCTGGCGGTACGCTATCGCAGCGAAGAGCGCTTCGCGGGCGGCGCCATCGCGGTGGCCAATCACATCGCCGGTTTCTGCGGCGAGGTGACGCTGCTGACCGCGCTGGGCAAGGAGCCCGGAACACTCGAGTATGTGAAGGGCAAACTGCTGGCGAATGTCGATCTGCAGCACGCCGAATTCCCCAGCGCGCAGACGCTGATCAAGCGCCGCTTCGTCGATCAGGACCTGCAGCGCCTGTTCGAGGTGTACTTCGGCGGGGAGGAGCAGGAGCGCAGTTCGCTGGATCGGCATGTCTGTGACTGGCTGGCGGCGCATGCCGGCGAGTACGATACGGTGATCGTGCCGGATTTCGGCAATGGCCTGATCTCCAACGATATGGCGCGCTCCATTTCCGCGCATGCCCGTTTTTTGGCGGTCAACACGCAAATCAACAGCGGTAACCGCGGTTACCACGTGATCACCCGTTACCCGCGCGCGGACTTTGTCTGCCTTAACGAGCCGGAGGCCCGCCTTGCGGCGCTCGACCGCCACTCGCCGCTGGACGCCATCGCCGACGAGATCAACCGGCGGGTCGGCTCGCGCGCGACCGCGATCACGCGCGGCGGCCAGGGCGCCCTGCTGGTGTCGGCCGACGGGCACATCGCCATTCCGGCCCTGTCGTCCAAAGTGGTCGACCGCATCGGCGCGGGCGACGCTTTCCTGTCGCTGGCCGGCGTCTGCATGGGCGCGGGATTGCCGGAGGAGTTGTCGGTGTTCGCGGGCAGCCTCGCCGCGGCGCTCGATGTGCAGATCGTCTGCAACCGCGAGCCGGTCGATCCGGTGTTGTTCTTCAAGTACGCCACGACCTTGCTCAAGTAAGGGAGCGGGGAGGATCGCTGACATGGATAAGTTTCTGATCGACAGCCACAAGCTGGTGTACCACCCGCGCCGCGTGGCCGATCTGATCGAGGCGGGCGACGACTGGAACAAAGCGCGTGCCGTTTACCCGATCTATCTGGAGTTGTCCCCGGTGGGGGCCTGCAATCACCGCTGCACATTCTGCGCGGTGGACTACATCGGCTACAAGGCGGTGATGCTCGACGCGGACATGCTGGCCGTGCGTATCCCGGAGATGGCCCGGCTGGGTGTCAAAAGCATCATGTTCGCCGGCGAGGGCGAGCCCCTGCTGCACAAGAAAATCAATGAAATCGTTGGCATGACCCATGCCAGCGGAATCGACGTGGCGTTTACCACCAACGGTGTTCTGCTTAACGAGCGTTTCGTCGAAGAGTCGCTGGGCAAGACTTCCTGGATCAAGGTATCGCTCAATGCCGGCAGCGCCGCGAGCTACGCGGCGATCCACCAGACCCGCGAGCGGGATTTCGACCGTGTGGTCGGCAACCTGCGCGCGGCCTCGGCGTACCGCCGCGAGCATGGTCTTGCCACCACCATCGGTGTCCAGTCGGTGCTGCTGCCGGAAAACGCCCACGAAATGGTTGAACTGGCACGGATTTGCCGGGACGAGATCGGCGCCGATTACCTGGTGGTCAAACCGTACTCGCAGCACCTGTTCAGTCATACCCACCAGTACGAATCGGTCGACTATCAAGGGTACATGAAGCTCGCCGATGAGCTGGAGGCGTACAACACCGACAATTTCCAGGTGGTGTTCCGCTCGCACACCATGCGCAAGTACGGCGAGGAGGCTGATGCCCGCTACCAGAAATGCCATGCCACCCCGTTCGTGTGGGGGTACGTGATGGCCGACGGGCGTGTCTACGGATGCAGCGCCTATCTGCTGGACGACCGCTTCGATTACGGCAATCTCAACGAGCAAGGTTTTCAGGAGATCTGGGAGGGTGACAAGCGTCGGGAAAACTTCCGCTATGTCCGCCACGAACTGAATATCAAGGATTGCCGCAGAAATTGCCGCATGGACGAGATCAACCGCTATCTGGATCGTCTGGTCAATCAGACCGTTCCCCATATCAACTTCATCTGAGGGGCACCGGTCATGTCCGTTGAATTGTTTCGCGCGATGCTCCGCATACGCATGGTTGAGGAAGAGATCGCCAGGCGCTATCCGGAAGGCCGCATGCGCTGCCCGACACATCTGTCGATCGGACAGGAAGCGACGGCCGCGGCGGTCGGCCTCGCACTGGCTCCGCGCGATCTGGCCTTCAGCTCCCACCGTTCCCATGCGCACTATCTGGCCAAGGGCGGAGATCTGGACGCGATGATTCTCGAGCTGCACGGCAAGGTTGGCGGCTGCACCCGTGGGCGCGGCGGCTCGATGCACCTGAGCGACGAGCGGGCCGGCTTCGTGGCGAGCACCGCCATTGTCGGGAACAGCATTCCGCTGGGCGTCGGCACCGCGCTGGCGCAGCGATTGAAAGGCGAGGACGCCATCAGCTGCGTGTTTCTCGGGGATGGCGCGACCGAAGAGGGCGCTTTTTACGAATCGGCCAATTTCGCCGCGCTCAAATCGTTGCCGGTGCTGTTTGTCTGCGAGAACAATCTGTATTCGGTGTATTCCCCGCTGTCCAAACGGCAGCCCGCCGCGCGCGATCTGTGCGCCGTGGCGTCCTCGCTCGGCCTTGCGGCAAGGCGGCTGGACGGCAACGATGCCGTCGCCGTGTTCGATGCCGCCTCGAGCGCCATCGCCGCTTTGCGGCAAGGCGCGGGTCCGGTGTTTCTCGAATGCATGACGTACCGCTGGCGCGAGCATTGCGGCCCCTATTTCGACGATGACCTGGGCTACCGTCCGGACGGCGAACTCGCCGACTGGCAGCGCCGCGATCCGCTGGTCAGCCTGCGCGCCGCGCTTGGCCTGTCCGAAACCGAGGCCGAGCGTTTGACCCGCGCCATCGCCGACGAGATCGCCATGGCCTTCACCCGCGCCGAAGCCGCGCCGTTTCCCGACGAGGCCACCGTGTTCGACGGGATTTACCGCACGGAGCTTGACGCATCATGAGCCATACCACGATGAACGCCGCGACGGCCATCAATCGGGCGCTGCACCTGGCGATGGAGCAGGACGAGCGTACACTCTGCCTGGGGCTGGGCGTTGACGACCCCAAAGCGATTTTCGGGACGACGACCGGGCTGCAGGAGCGTTTCGGCGCCGAGCGGGTATTCGATACCCCGACCTCCGAGAACGCCATGACCGGTATCGCCATCGGCGCCGCCCTGGCCGGCATGCGGCCGGTGATGTGCCATCAGCGCCTGGATTTTTTCCTGCTGGCGCTCGACCAGCTCGTCAACAATGCCGCCAAATGGCACTACACCTTCGACCGGCCGGTACCGCTGACCATTCGCCTGATCATGGGGCGCGGCTGGGGGCAGGGCCCCACGCATGCCCAGAATCTGCAGTCGTGGTTCGCCCACGTGCCCGGCCTGAAGGTGGTCATGCCTTCTTCGGCCGCCGATGCCAAAGGCCTGCTGCTGTCCTCGATTTTCGATGATGACCCGGTGGTGTTTCTCGAACACCGCTGGCTGCACTTCGCCCAGGGGGAGGTGCCGGACGGGGACGTCCGCGTGCCGCTGGGCCGGGCCGCGGTGCTGCGCGAAGGCGATGCGGTCACCATCGTGGCGATGTCGTACATGACCGTCGAGGCCCTGCATGCCTGCCGGGCGCTCGAATCGGCGGGCATCGCCTGCGAACTGATCGATCTGCGCACCGTCCGGCCGATCGACTGGCCGGCGATTTTCGCGTCGGTGCGCCACACCGGCCGGCTGCTCGCGCTGGATACCGGCGCGCAAACCGGCTCGGTGGCCGGAGAAATCGTCGCGCGCGTTGCCATGGAATGCTGGGGCGATCTGAAAGCGCCGCCGGCGCGGCTCGCGCTGCCCGATTGCCCCGAACCGACCAGTTATGGACTGACCCGCCATTTTTATCCCGGCGCCGAGGCGATCATGCTGCGCATCGGCCAGATGCTCGGCATCGAACGTCTCCCGCTGGAACACCTGCCGGAACGCCACGCTCATCACGATGTGCCCGGATCATGGTTCAGCGGCCCCTTTTGAATAGCCTCCATCGCAAAGGAGTACGATGATGAGCGATCATTCCCAGGACAAGAACAAGGACGTCAACCGCTTCGGTTACGAAACCACCACCTCGATTCCGGAGGATGCCCCCCTCAAGCGCAATCCGGGACACAAGCTGCGCACCTCCAATGTGATCGTGAACCGCGCGGCGCTGACCGACGAGAAGCAGCTGCTGGATAGTTACAAGCTTGACCGGATGACCGGCCAGAAAATCCAGTTCGTCAGCGAGGGCAACCAGATCGGTGTGATCCGCCTTTCCGAAGGCGAGGAGCCTGCCCCGGCGCCCAACCAGTTCACCGGACCGAGCTACCGCAATCCGCCGCAACGCTTCCGCTTCGACGGGCACAAGATGATGCATCACCTCGACCGGGTGATGGCCTGGCAGAAAGGCGAGCGTTTCGCCCCGATCCACATCGACATGGGCCTGACCAAGTTCTGCAACACGGCATGCATTTATTGCTATGCGGTGGTGCAGAACATGACCCAGGGCACCATGATCCAGCGCGATGCCCTGTTGCGCTACATCGACGATTGCGGCCGGCTGGGCGTGCGCTCGATCGGCTTTATCGGCGATGGCGAGCCGACCCTCAACCCGGCTCTTTACGACGCGGTGGTGCGCGCCAAGGAAGTCGGCATCGATACCTCGATGGCGACCAACGGTCTGCTGCTCGACATGAGCCGCGCCCACGACCTTCTGAAGAACATGAGCTGGATCCGCTTCAACCTGTCCGCGGGCGACAGCGAAGGATTCCGCCGCGTGCACCAGTCGAAGGAAAAGAACTTCGAACTGCTGGTGAACAATATCCGCGAGCTGGTGCGCATCAAGAAGGAAAACAACTATCCCTGTACCCTTGGCCTGCAGATGGTGCTGATTCCCGAATGCTTCGACCAAGTGCTCAAGGAAGCGAAGCTTGGCGCCGAACTCGGGGTGGACTACTTCGTCATCAAACATTGCTCGGACTCCGAGTATAAGGAAATCGGCATCCAGTACGAAGACTATCTGGGTATCGAAGACGTGCTCAAGGAAGCGGAAAGCTATTCGACCGCCGATTACGTGGTGCAGGCCAAGTGGAACAAGATCAATGCCGCGTCCGAATCGGCCTTGTACAAGAATGGTTTCCGCAAGTACGACGTTTGCCACGGCACGCCGTTCCTGCTGCAGATTTCCGGCAACGGCAAAATCTATCCGTGCGGCCCGTTCTTCAACAAGGAGCGGTTCTATATCGGTGATCTGCATGAAGAATCGTTCTACGATATCGTTATGGGCGAGCGCTATTGGGCCGTGCACAAGGACGTGGCCGAGTCGGTCGATGTGCACAAGGACTGCGCGGTGGGATGCCGGCAGGACTATGTGAACAAATTCCTGTGGGATCTGAAGAATCCCCCGGAACATATCAATTTCATCTGATTCACTCGTGCCGGGCCCGGAGTTTTCCGGGCTTGGCCGTTTTTACACGACAGGGGGAAGGGGACCATGATCTCCATCGTCATTCCGGCCTATAACTACGCGGACTATCTGCCCGATGCCATCGATAGCGTGTTGTCACAGGGCATCGAAGATATTGAAATCATCGTCTGCGACGACGCCTCGACTGACGCTACCCCGCAAATCATGGCGCGCTATGCCGCCAGCCATCCGTCGATCAAGAGCCACCGCAATGCGCGCAACCTGGGCGCGCTGGGCAATATCAACCATGCGATGAGCCTCGCGGCCGGCGACTATGTCTTGCTGCTTGGCGCCGACGACTATCTTGAGCCGGGCGCGCTGATCGCGCTGTCGACGACGCTGGATTTCCATCCCGAGCTGGGTTTTGCCTACGGACGCTACGATATCCTGCTTGCGGACGGCTCGATGCATCACTTGACGCACGAAGGCTGGAAGGGGGAAACCTATTTCGGCACGCGCGACGAGCTGCCGGATCTCTTGTGCCACGACTGCTACATCAACCTCGGCACCACGCTGTTCCGCCGATCGGTGCTCGACGGACGCCCGTTTTTCGACGGCGCCTTGCAGGCCTTGCCCACCGAAGCGTTTTTCCGGGCGACGGACTGGGAGCTCATGCTCCGCCTGGCGCGCGACGGGGTGCGCGGCGCTTTCCTCGACCGGACGATTTCGGTGTTCCGCCAGCACGGCAACCAGGC is part of the Paludibacterium paludis genome and harbors:
- a CDS encoding S-methyl-5'-thioinosine phosphorylase, which codes for MLAIIGGSGLARLPILEITHRQVVRTPFGDPSCALTFGRIAGINLVFIARHGYGHSLAPHEINYRANIWALQQQNVSGIIAVGSVGGIRQDMSPGSVVIPHDLIDYTYGRKHTFFEGLDKPVVHSDFTHPYSRELRLRLKAAADRAGIPVIDGGVYACTQGPRLETIAEINRFERDGADMVGMTAMPEAALARELGLPYALLAVVGNHSAGRAESHHRVDFSSSGAVLAQAMKSVERILGALCEART
- a CDS encoding SDR family oxidoreductase, with amino-acid sequence MKALVTGAAGFIGSHLAEMLLDAGNEVVLVDDLSSGKRANIDALLARGKASFHQVDIRDRDALMPCFAGVDRVFHLAGRADIVPSIEDPDTYFSVNVTGTLNVLQAARAHHVERLVYAASSSCYGIPDVFPTPENTPVQPEYPYALTKAMGEELVLHWGKVYRLPVVSLRLFNVYGPRSRTAGTYGAVFGVFLAQKLKGQPFTVVGDGTQSRDFTYVTDVARAFAMAADSNLCGEVMNVGSGGHYPVNRLVELLGGDVVYIPKRPGEPDCTFADTTKIREKLGWQPRVSLEAGVAAMLERLGDWQDAPLWTPSSIETATRSWFANLGEQA
- a CDS encoding SIS domain-containing protein is translated as MNAGTLALAAGQFGRVMAAIECAKDGEALGADEAIAETLAALRAVRGDGGSVWIIGNGGSAAVASHIQNDLMNKDGIRSQVLHEPALLTCMSNDFGYDKAYARLVGHYARPGDMLIAISSSGRSPNILAAVAAARDHDVRIVTASGFDAANPLRAAGGISFWSPSHDYGEVELSHLFLLHYIADRLADPS
- a CDS encoding PfkB family carbohydrate kinase, with protein sequence MTEHKIHSLESLARITDELRGSGRRVVLCHGTFDLMHTGHIRHLQRARQLGDVLVVTLTGDQFVRKGPGRPVFGEDLRAENLAALACVDFVAINQAETAIEVIRQLKPSLYVKGSDYVDAASDLTGNIAREVAAVRDCGGDVHFTDEITFSSTRLLNTHFDVFSSEARAFLAEFKSRYPLDTFIGRIKELKSRRVLVVGDAILDEYHYVSTLGQTGKGNTLAVRYRSEERFAGGAIAVANHIAGFCGEVTLLTALGKEPGTLEYVKGKLLANVDLQHAEFPSAQTLIKRRFVDQDLQRLFEVYFGGEEQERSSLDRHVCDWLAAHAGEYDTVIVPDFGNGLISNDMARSISAHARFLAVNTQINSGNRGYHVITRYPRADFVCLNEPEARLAALDRHSPLDAIADEINRRVGSRATAITRGGQGALLVSADGHIAIPALSSKVVDRIGAGDAFLSLAGVCMGAGLPEELSVFAGSLAAALDVQIVCNREPVDPVLFFKYATTLLK
- a CDS encoding radical SAM protein, producing MDKFLIDSHKLVYHPRRVADLIEAGDDWNKARAVYPIYLELSPVGACNHRCTFCAVDYIGYKAVMLDADMLAVRIPEMARLGVKSIMFAGEGEPLLHKKINEIVGMTHASGIDVAFTTNGVLLNERFVEESLGKTSWIKVSLNAGSAASYAAIHQTRERDFDRVVGNLRAASAYRREHGLATTIGVQSVLLPENAHEMVELARICRDEIGADYLVVKPYSQHLFSHTHQYESVDYQGYMKLADELEAYNTDNFQVVFRSHTMRKYGEEADARYQKCHATPFVWGYVMADGRVYGCSAYLLDDRFDYGNLNEQGFQEIWEGDKRRENFRYVRHELNIKDCRRNCRMDEINRYLDRLVNQTVPHINFI
- a CDS encoding thiamine pyrophosphate-dependent dehydrogenase E1 component subunit alpha, which encodes MSVELFRAMLRIRMVEEEIARRYPEGRMRCPTHLSIGQEATAAAVGLALAPRDLAFSSHRSHAHYLAKGGDLDAMILELHGKVGGCTRGRGGSMHLSDERAGFVASTAIVGNSIPLGVGTALAQRLKGEDAISCVFLGDGATEEGAFYESANFAALKSLPVLFVCENNLYSVYSPLSKRQPAARDLCAVASSLGLAARRLDGNDAVAVFDAASSAIAALRQGAGPVFLECMTYRWREHCGPYFDDDLGYRPDGELADWQRRDPLVSLRAALGLSETEAERLTRAIADEIAMAFTRAEAAPFPDEATVFDGIYRTELDAS
- a CDS encoding alpha-ketoacid dehydrogenase subunit beta → MSHTTMNAATAINRALHLAMEQDERTLCLGLGVDDPKAIFGTTTGLQERFGAERVFDTPTSENAMTGIAIGAALAGMRPVMCHQRLDFFLLALDQLVNNAAKWHYTFDRPVPLTIRLIMGRGWGQGPTHAQNLQSWFAHVPGLKVVMPSSAADAKGLLLSSIFDDDPVVFLEHRWLHFAQGEVPDGDVRVPLGRAAVLREGDAVTIVAMSYMTVEALHACRALESAGIACELIDLRTVRPIDWPAIFASVRHTGRLLALDTGAQTGSVAGEIVARVAMECWGDLKAPPARLALPDCPEPTSYGLTRHFYPGAEAIMLRIGQMLGIERLPLEHLPERHAHHDVPGSWFSGPF
- a CDS encoding radical SAM protein yields the protein MSDHSQDKNKDVNRFGYETTTSIPEDAPLKRNPGHKLRTSNVIVNRAALTDEKQLLDSYKLDRMTGQKIQFVSEGNQIGVIRLSEGEEPAPAPNQFTGPSYRNPPQRFRFDGHKMMHHLDRVMAWQKGERFAPIHIDMGLTKFCNTACIYCYAVVQNMTQGTMIQRDALLRYIDDCGRLGVRSIGFIGDGEPTLNPALYDAVVRAKEVGIDTSMATNGLLLDMSRAHDLLKNMSWIRFNLSAGDSEGFRRVHQSKEKNFELLVNNIRELVRIKKENNYPCTLGLQMVLIPECFDQVLKEAKLGAELGVDYFVIKHCSDSEYKEIGIQYEDYLGIEDVLKEAESYSTADYVVQAKWNKINAASESALYKNGFRKYDVCHGTPFLLQISGNGKIYPCGPFFNKERFYIGDLHEESFYDIVMGERYWAVHKDVAESVDVHKDCAVGCRQDYVNKFLWDLKNPPEHINFI